One region of Kytococcus sedentarius DSM 20547 genomic DNA includes:
- a CDS encoding MFS transporter encodes MHFTLMSSFTLIVVTTTSPTSTPSVAMSRVQRLALATIGLAQFAVAMDFSIVYVAMPTIGADLGMDPATLQWLITAYSLPFAGFLLFGGKVVDRVGALRVFVAGIAVFGAASVLAGVANADWLVILGRALQGLAGAFLSPAILALLSVNFPTGPVRARAYSIWGAVGASGLAAGVVFGGLFTEVSWRLIFLVNIPIVLICIWGTRKMTDTIKVDAARSRIPTVSTILGTAAILLVVLTLTLFGETGADPLQLGIVGAVALLTLIVFLTNEHHSQTPLIDRPLRKIKNLRRGALAAALYMSSVGTEFFIVTLFLQDQRGFSPLTAGIAFLPLAALVTVGNIWAGRLLKTWTAPRVLLLGFSISAAGLLMLAAMLGVESFWVGLLPGFLVSGLGHGMVFTSVFVLGNTGVPGELSGAAGAVLTSAQYVSNGVGIAILTIFVTHIAGTSGFAWAFGFNTAVAIAGILLAISTLRKARHDAQVTDSSHLTQ; translated from the coding sequence TTGCACTTCACACTGATGTCAAGTTTTACCCTGATCGTCGTGACGACAACATCACCGACCTCGACACCTTCTGTTGCGATGAGCCGGGTGCAGCGGCTCGCGCTCGCGACGATCGGCCTGGCCCAGTTCGCCGTCGCGATGGACTTCTCCATCGTCTACGTCGCGATGCCCACGATCGGTGCCGACCTGGGCATGGACCCCGCGACGTTGCAGTGGCTCATCACCGCCTACTCGCTCCCGTTCGCGGGCTTCCTGCTGTTCGGTGGCAAGGTCGTCGATCGAGTCGGTGCTCTCCGTGTCTTCGTCGCCGGGATCGCGGTCTTCGGCGCGGCCAGCGTCCTCGCGGGTGTTGCGAACGCCGATTGGCTGGTCATCCTCGGCCGGGCGCTCCAAGGGCTCGCAGGAGCGTTCCTCTCGCCAGCGATCCTCGCGCTGCTCTCGGTCAACTTCCCGACAGGGCCGGTACGTGCCCGCGCCTACTCCATCTGGGGTGCCGTGGGCGCTTCGGGGCTTGCGGCCGGGGTTGTGTTCGGCGGCCTGTTCACCGAGGTGAGCTGGCGACTCATCTTCCTGGTCAACATCCCCATCGTGCTCATCTGCATCTGGGGCACCCGGAAGATGACCGACACCATCAAGGTCGACGCGGCCCGCTCCCGCATACCCACCGTCTCCACGATCCTCGGCACCGCCGCGATCCTGCTCGTTGTCCTCACTCTCACCCTCTTCGGAGAGACCGGCGCCGACCCGCTCCAACTCGGCATCGTCGGCGCGGTCGCACTCCTCACCCTGATCGTGTTCCTCACCAATGAGCACCATTCTCAGACGCCACTGATCGACCGGCCGCTGCGCAAGATCAAGAACCTACGTCGCGGGGCGCTCGCCGCCGCCCTGTACATGTCGAGCGTGGGTACGGAGTTCTTCATCGTCACACTGTTCCTGCAAGACCAGCGCGGCTTCTCACCGCTGACGGCCGGGATCGCGTTCCTGCCCCTGGCTGCGCTCGTCACGGTCGGCAACATCTGGGCCGGACGACTCTTGAAGACGTGGACGGCCCCGCGAGTGCTGCTGCTCGGCTTCAGCATCTCGGCCGCTGGCCTACTGATGCTCGCGGCCATGCTGGGCGTCGAATCGTTCTGGGTCGGCCTGCTGCCCGGCTTCCTCGTCAGCGGACTCGGGCACGGCATGGTCTTCACCTCCGTGTTCGTCCTCGGCAACACCGGCGTGCCCGGCGAGCTCAGTGGTGCCGCTGGTGCAGTACTCACCTCGGCTCAGTACGTGTCCAACGGGGTCGGGATCGCGATCCTCACGATCTTCGTCACCCACATCGCCGGTACCTCCGGGTTCGCATGGGCGTTCGGCTTCAATACCGCCGTCGCCATCGCCGGCATCCTCCTCGCCATCTCAACACTCCGTAAGGCGCGTCATGACGCGCAGGTCACCGACTCATCTCACCTGACGCAGTAG
- a CDS encoding MerR family transcriptional regulator — MSAVDVDVKIPAGEMLSVGRLAEASGVSTRSIRYYEEQGLLESQRTHSGHRRFDPETVERVVLIQRLFSAGLSSREIEPVLPCMVDESARTSLLVDVLRDYRERLAQEIRKQRETVRILDEVIDEYDTV; from the coding sequence ATGTCGGCAGTAGACGTAGATGTGAAGATTCCGGCCGGTGAGATGCTGTCGGTCGGCCGCCTCGCCGAGGCCAGCGGGGTCAGCACACGCTCGATCCGGTACTACGAGGAACAGGGGCTGCTTGAGTCGCAACGCACCCACTCTGGGCATCGCCGCTTCGACCCGGAGACCGTGGAGCGGGTGGTGCTGATCCAGCGCCTGTTCTCAGCGGGGCTCAGCAGTCGCGAGATCGAGCCGGTGCTGCCATGCATGGTAGACGAGAGCGCCCGCACCTCCCTGCTCGTGGACGTGCTGCGCGACTACCGCGAACGACTCGCGCAGGAGATCAGGAAACAGCGCGAGACCGTCCGCATCCTCGATGAAGTCATTGATGAGTACGACACCGTATGA
- a CDS encoding MFS transporter: protein MMIAPPLGSARRIAFTAGGAFAAFYIFYTTAPIAFAGASLGAGVRVGIVMAVVVAVQPFVGLLGRWMATRRLQVTSAAISMGLGSAIMPFAGHWPGMLLLAVGFGVFVVASTAWIKETAPSGLLGRALGLYGFGSAIGGALGAPLGLILIEQAGTPGTAVVGSLVALASILPVLRLRTAVSSDVSPGESTASETAPRASRLWSNSRLIGLGAHLLAVTIYAAALSGLASDQNGRGTWLPVLAAFAIQASLAIGRMTGGWVVTRWSPLVVGTSALVLLLGATGIALLDPLPVLTLAATIGVGLASGACQTVALTWLMQRTDTTTGINRASAAWNICFDIGLGLGALAVGATLNQ, encoded by the coding sequence ATGATGATCGCACCGCCCTTGGGTTCCGCCCGCCGTATCGCGTTCACGGCGGGCGGAGCCTTTGCCGCGTTCTACATCTTCTACACCACCGCCCCGATCGCCTTTGCTGGGGCGAGCCTCGGGGCCGGGGTGCGGGTGGGCATCGTGATGGCCGTCGTCGTCGCCGTACAACCGTTCGTGGGTCTGCTCGGCCGATGGATGGCGACCAGGCGGCTACAGGTTACCTCGGCGGCTATCTCGATGGGGCTCGGCAGCGCGATCATGCCGTTTGCCGGGCACTGGCCTGGCATGCTCCTTCTCGCGGTCGGCTTCGGGGTCTTCGTCGTCGCCAGCACCGCCTGGATCAAGGAGACCGCACCCTCGGGTCTGCTCGGCAGAGCGCTCGGCCTCTACGGCTTCGGCTCGGCAATCGGAGGCGCACTCGGTGCCCCTCTCGGCCTCATCCTCATCGAACAGGCCGGTACCCCCGGCACCGCCGTAGTGGGCAGTCTCGTCGCCCTCGCCTCCATCCTGCCGGTTCTGCGCCTGAGAACCGCCGTGAGTTCGGATGTTTCTCCCGGGGAGAGCACCGCATCGGAGACCGCGCCGAGGGCCTCCCGCCTCTGGAGTAATAGCCGTCTGATCGGACTCGGCGCGCATCTGCTCGCGGTGACCATCTACGCCGCCGCACTCTCCGGCCTCGCAAGCGACCAGAACGGACGAGGAACTTGGCTACCGGTGCTGGCAGCATTCGCGATCCAGGCCTCCCTCGCGATCGGCCGCATGACCGGCGGCTGGGTCGTCACTCGGTGGTCACCACTCGTGGTCGGAACATCTGCCCTCGTCTTACTGCTGGGAGCCACCGGGATCGCACTACTCGACCCGCTCCCGGTACTGACGCTTGCCGCGACCATCGGGGTGGGTCTCGCATCGGGCGCGTGCCAGACCGTAGCGCTCACCTGGCTCATGCAACGGACTGACACCACAACCGGGATCAACCGGGCCAGCGCCGCATGGAACATCTGCTTCGACATCGGTCTGGGACTCGGAGCCCTCGCCGTCGGCGCGACGCTCAACCAGTAG
- a CDS encoding DMT family transporter encodes MTTTITPASPVQTEKKGGAWIALLIAGGFEVGYALSVNGSAGFTNPLWSAIAVVFFLFTLFFLSVALKKIDVGIGYAVWAGIGAIGAAVLGPVFFDETLTLIKGFWLAVIIAGVVWLKLADSPKLEAKTQAA; translated from the coding sequence ATGACTACGACAATCACTCCCGCGTCTCCTGTCCAGACTGAGAAGAAAGGAGGGGCGTGGATCGCACTGCTCATCGCCGGCGGCTTCGAGGTCGGCTACGCCCTCTCCGTGAACGGCAGCGCCGGATTCACCAACCCTCTCTGGTCGGCCATCGCGGTCGTGTTCTTCCTCTTCACCCTGTTCTTCCTCAGCGTCGCGCTCAAGAAGATCGATGTCGGCATCGGCTACGCGGTCTGGGCCGGAATCGGCGCAATCGGTGCCGCGGTGCTCGGGCCGGTGTTCTTCGATGAGACCCTGACGCTGATCAAGGGGTTCTGGCTCGCGGTCATCATCGCCGGAGTCGTCTGGCTCAAGCTCGCCGACAGCCCGAAGCTCGAAGCCAAGACGCAGGCAGCCTGA
- a CDS encoding DMT family transporter, with protein sequence MSWLYLAIAVVFEVAVGIAAGKANGFKHLWWTIATLASGAIATFFLSLALLTFDVGVGYALWTSLAGVGIVIVGALFLSQKLTWKKFLGILVVIGGVVGLNRLFIDEGVGHVARSGGASVWG encoded by the coding sequence ATGAGCTGGCTCTACCTGGCCATCGCTGTCGTCTTCGAGGTCGCCGTGGGCATCGCCGCGGGCAAGGCCAACGGTTTCAAGCACCTCTGGTGGACGATCGCGACCCTCGCCTCCGGGGCGATCGCGACGTTCTTCCTCAGTCTCGCGCTCCTGACGTTCGACGTCGGCGTCGGCTACGCCCTCTGGACGTCACTCGCCGGGGTCGGGATCGTCATCGTCGGCGCCCTGTTCCTGTCGCAGAAGCTCACTTGGAAGAAGTTCCTCGGCATCCTCGTCGTCATCGGCGGCGTCGTCGGCCTCAACCGGCTCTTCATAGATGAGGGTGTAGGGCATGTCGCGCGGTCGGGTGGCGCGTCGGTGTGGGGGTAG
- a CDS encoding nucleoside deaminase, whose translation MSADATALTAVMAQAVDACTEHVDAGGLPFVGVVVNADGEMLSEFGVNQVAETGDPMAHAEVVAMRDAMTRHGLDSLTGYTLLATGEPCGLCYRYAVDHGIDTIYVAVDREEVANLGFDYRSSYPAFGITDTQRTEHLRPLPVEHGIDPFAHYLHLHLPGHATARPGTVSKGTSL comes from the coding sequence GTGAGCGCCGACGCCACCGCCCTGACCGCGGTGATGGCGCAGGCGGTCGATGCCTGCACCGAGCACGTCGATGCGGGCGGCCTCCCGTTCGTCGGAGTCGTCGTGAACGCCGACGGCGAGATGCTCTCGGAGTTCGGGGTGAACCAGGTCGCTGAGACCGGCGATCCGATGGCGCACGCCGAGGTCGTCGCCATGCGCGACGCCATGACCCGCCACGGCCTCGACTCCCTCACCGGGTACACGTTGCTGGCGACCGGGGAACCGTGTGGCCTGTGTTACCGGTACGCGGTCGACCACGGCATCGACACGATTTATGTCGCCGTCGACCGTGAGGAGGTCGCGAACCTCGGATTCGACTACCGCTCCAGCTATCCCGCGTTCGGCATCACCGACACCCAGCGCACCGAGCACTTGCGCCCGCTACCGGTCGAGCACGGCATCGACCCGTTCGCCCACTATCTGCATCTGCATCTTCCCGGCCACGCGACCGCGCGGCCGGGCACTGTATCGAAAGGAACATCATTATGA
- a CDS encoding DsbA family oxidoreductase, protein MTTKIDVFVDYVCPFCFLVEPAIEELKRDRDVEVTIRPFELRPDPVPTLRPEDEYLPRVWKQSVYPMSDRVGLPITLPSISPQPRTDKAFMVLQLAQERGLAEAYTEAMFSAFFQQDRNIGLDEVIIDVAASVGLDKAEVEEALRSEERRDRQLADQDYAVNTVGIDSVPGIVIEGQVLRGVPSASRLKKVVGDLADRKAASGQGQA, encoded by the coding sequence ATGACTACCAAGATCGACGTGTTCGTGGACTATGTCTGCCCGTTCTGCTTCCTCGTGGAGCCCGCCATCGAGGAGCTGAAGCGCGACCGTGACGTGGAGGTGACGATCCGCCCGTTCGAGCTACGCCCGGACCCGGTTCCGACGCTGCGCCCGGAGGACGAGTACCTACCGCGCGTGTGGAAGCAGTCGGTGTACCCGATGTCCGATCGCGTCGGCCTGCCGATCACGCTGCCCTCGATCTCGCCGCAGCCGCGCACGGACAAGGCGTTCATGGTGCTGCAGCTCGCGCAGGAACGTGGCTTGGCGGAGGCGTACACGGAGGCGATGTTCTCCGCGTTCTTCCAGCAGGATCGCAACATCGGTCTCGATGAGGTCATCATCGACGTCGCCGCCTCGGTCGGTCTCGACAAGGCCGAGGTCGAGGAAGCGCTGCGGAGCGAGGAGCGCCGTGATCGGCAGCTTGCCGACCAGGATTACGCGGTGAACACGGTCGGGATCGACTCGGTGCCCGGCATCGTGATCGAGGGCCAAGTGCTGCGAGGCGTGCCGTCCGCGAGCCGGCTAAAGAAAGTCGTCGGCGACCTCGCCGACCGCAAGGCCGCGTCGGGGCAGGGGCAGGCGTGA
- a CDS encoding MarR family winged helix-turn-helix transcriptional regulator gives MTGNASGAWSRVAAFASAVDASLDKWLGDNYRLGLTEYRALTLLSQESSKELRITVLAQRVGLTSTSTTRLVSRLESKGHARRDVCQDDGRGVYAVIDEPGEALLREVREPFEARVHDLLSNPAKHFPHLDAGLVAAALGKVSALVTP, from the coding sequence ATGACCGGCAACGCCAGCGGTGCATGGTCGCGGGTCGCGGCTTTCGCCTCGGCCGTGGATGCCAGCCTGGACAAGTGGCTGGGCGACAACTACCGCCTCGGGCTGACCGAGTACCGCGCCCTGACACTCCTCAGCCAGGAATCGAGCAAGGAGTTGCGGATCACGGTGCTCGCGCAGCGGGTCGGGCTCACCTCAACCTCGACCACGCGCCTGGTGAGCCGACTCGAGTCCAAGGGGCACGCCCGCCGCGACGTATGCCAGGACGACGGGCGCGGCGTCTACGCCGTGATCGATGAGCCGGGCGAGGCGCTGCTGCGTGAGGTGCGCGAGCCGTTCGAGGCCCGCGTGCACGATCTGCTGAGCAACCCGGCGAAGCACTTCCCCCACCTGGACGCCGGCCTCGTAGCAGCGGCGCTCGGAAAGGTGAGCGCGCTCGTCACACCCTGA
- a CDS encoding response regulator transcription factor, with the protein MTRILVVDDQALVRGALAALLDLEDDLQVVGQVDSGPAAVDFVRDTSVDVVLLDIEMPGGGGIDALPDLLTAPTPPRVLVVTTFGRPGYLRRALDAGASGFVVKDCPPTELLEAVRRTAAGLRTVDADLAAESALAGPNPLSPRETDVLRLAADGQGVAEIAGALFLSPGTVRNHLSSAIGKTGARTSAGAATTARDNGWL; encoded by the coding sequence ATGACCCGGATCCTCGTGGTGGACGACCAGGCGCTCGTGCGCGGGGCGCTGGCTGCCCTGCTCGACCTGGAGGACGACCTGCAGGTGGTCGGGCAGGTGGACAGCGGGCCCGCGGCGGTGGACTTCGTGCGCGACACCTCGGTGGACGTGGTGCTGCTCGACATCGAGATGCCCGGTGGGGGCGGCATCGACGCCCTGCCGGACCTGCTCACCGCCCCCACGCCGCCGCGCGTGCTGGTGGTCACCACCTTCGGGCGGCCGGGCTACCTGCGCCGCGCGCTGGACGCCGGCGCGAGCGGGTTCGTGGTGAAGGACTGCCCGCCGACCGAGCTCCTCGAGGCGGTCCGCCGCACCGCAGCCGGGCTGCGCACGGTCGATGCCGACCTGGCCGCCGAGTCCGCGCTGGCGGGCCCGAACCCGCTGAGCCCCCGCGAGACGGACGTCCTGCGCCTGGCGGCCGACGGCCAGGGGGTGGCGGAGATCGCCGGGGCACTGTTCCTCTCCCCGGGCACCGTGCGCAACCACCTCTCCTCGGCCATCGGCAAGACCGGGGCACGCACCAGCGCCGGGGCCGCCACCACGGCCCGCGACAACGGCTGGTTGTAG
- a CDS encoding sensor histidine kinase, with protein sequence MSAPAPERSPAASSGPATHPAAPGPRRDDPYYRWSLVIAIVFMVFLAFPLLGAAQADAAPLARGVTVAAIIAFAALYLWGYSERRPWWVLAGMLALMVATVPVLGVGACGLLPYVATHAALELPRPAHYAATAAAALTPLVVALVEPPAALFALIAAPVGGGMLAVRQMIHRGVELGEVETALAITAERERVARDVHDVLGHSLTAIVLKADLAERLVGRDDDRARDEISQVAALARQALSEARSTVVGLRSADLADEVERARDLASSSEVTLTVHGDPQDVPPRHRPVAAWILREAVTNVSRHARASRVDVTLAPDRLVVCDDGQGLTGEPSGSGSDGIRERAAAAGGTVVWEDNAPGTRLMVTLPTGAAA encoded by the coding sequence GTGAGCGCCCCGGCGCCGGAGCGGTCCCCGGCCGCGTCGTCCGGCCCCGCCACACACCCCGCAGCCCCGGGCCCGCGACGGGACGACCCCTACTACCGGTGGTCGCTCGTCATCGCCATCGTCTTCATGGTCTTCCTGGCCTTCCCCCTGCTGGGCGCCGCGCAGGCCGACGCGGCACCGCTGGCCCGAGGGGTCACGGTCGCCGCCATCATCGCGTTCGCCGCGCTCTACCTGTGGGGCTACAGCGAGCGCCGCCCGTGGTGGGTGCTCGCGGGGATGCTCGCGCTCATGGTGGCCACGGTCCCCGTGCTGGGCGTCGGGGCCTGCGGCCTCCTGCCGTACGTGGCCACGCACGCCGCGCTCGAGCTGCCCCGCCCGGCGCACTACGCGGCCACCGCCGCGGCGGCGCTGACCCCGCTGGTGGTGGCGCTGGTCGAACCGCCGGCTGCACTGTTCGCCCTCATCGCGGCCCCCGTCGGCGGCGGCATGCTGGCGGTCCGGCAGATGATCCACCGCGGTGTCGAGCTGGGTGAGGTGGAGACGGCCCTGGCCATCACCGCCGAGCGCGAGCGGGTGGCCCGGGACGTGCACGACGTGCTGGGGCACTCGCTCACCGCCATCGTGCTGAAGGCCGACCTCGCCGAGCGCCTGGTGGGACGCGACGACGACCGGGCCCGCGACGAGATCTCGCAGGTGGCCGCACTGGCCCGCCAGGCGCTCAGCGAGGCCCGGTCGACCGTGGTCGGCCTGCGGTCCGCCGACCTGGCCGATGAGGTGGAGCGCGCCCGGGACCTGGCCTCGAGCAGCGAGGTCACCCTGACCGTGCACGGTGACCCCCAGGACGTGCCCCCGCGCCACCGTCCCGTCGCCGCCTGGATCCTGCGTGAGGCGGTCACGAACGTGAGCCGGCACGCCCGGGCCTCGAGGGTGGACGTCACCCTGGCGCCCGACCGCCTGGTGGTGTGTGACGACGGGCAGGGTCTGACCGGTGAGCCGTCCGGATCGGGGAGCGACGGCATCCGTGAGCGCGCCGCCGCTGCCGGGGGCACCGTGGTGTGGGAGGACAACGCCCCGGGCACCCGTCTGATGGTCACCCTGCCGACGGGAGCAGCAGCATGA
- a CDS encoding ABC transporter permease, translating to MSTPTGMLFSPTYLRIDTVRILRNVSNVIFTIGLPVFMYLIFSAGNAIDAEMPGGDGNSMLAVRMAVYGACTACASIGALTAWERQQGWTRQLLLTPLSPLGFALQKLVTALVVALVPVVLVLAIAAATGAEAPLGNWLLCGLIGWLGASLFALYGLLLALVIRSDASIGIASGGIVILAFLGNVFMPLDGWLLTLARFTPMFGVVNAAERPITEGWISSGVNIPVWQAWANMGAWFLVLAVACTLVMRRTGRRE from the coding sequence ATGTCGACCCCCACCGGAATGCTCTTCTCCCCCACCTACCTCCGCATCGACACCGTCCGGATCCTGCGGAACGTCTCCAACGTCATCTTCACCATCGGCCTGCCGGTGTTCATGTACCTGATCTTCTCGGCCGGCAACGCCATCGACGCCGAGATGCCCGGCGGCGACGGCAACTCGATGCTGGCCGTGCGCATGGCCGTCTACGGCGCCTGCACGGCGTGTGCCTCCATCGGCGCCCTGACGGCCTGGGAGCGTCAGCAGGGCTGGACCCGCCAGCTGCTGCTCACCCCGTTGAGCCCGCTCGGGTTCGCCCTGCAGAAGCTCGTCACGGCCCTGGTGGTGGCACTGGTGCCCGTGGTCCTGGTGCTGGCCATCGCGGCCGCGACCGGCGCCGAGGCACCGCTGGGCAACTGGCTGCTGTGCGGCCTCATCGGCTGGCTGGGCGCGTCGCTCTTCGCGCTGTACGGCCTGCTGCTGGCGCTGGTGATCCGCTCCGATGCCTCCATCGGCATCGCGTCGGGCGGCATCGTGATCCTGGCCTTCCTGGGCAACGTGTTCATGCCGCTGGACGGCTGGCTGCTCACGCTGGCGCGGTTCACCCCGATGTTCGGCGTGGTCAACGCGGCCGAGCGCCCCATCACCGAGGGGTGGATCAGCAGCGGGGTGAACATCCCCGTCTGGCAGGCATGGGCGAACATGGGGGCATGGTTCCTGGTCCTGGCGGTGGCGTGCACCCTGGTGATGCGGCGCACGGGGCGGCGCGAGTGA
- a CDS encoding ABC transporter ATP-binding protein, which produces MERTSDSLPPAADAAPVLDLRGVHKSFGRGTRRVDAVRGVDLTVHRGDVVALLGHNGAGKSVTLDMALGLQAPSSGEVRVCGDPPSRAVSAGRVGAMLQSGALLDDLRVAETVRAVASLHPGGRRRVGSVMDRAGLTPLATRRVSRCSGGEKQRLRFALALLPDPDLMVLDEPTAGMDVSARQEFWEVVSAEAQAGRTIVFATHYLAEAEEYAPRTVLMAGGRVIADDTTEAVRSRVPGRVLTCTTPDAGRLAQQLAGEPDVVDVRTPTPDRLEMRVTDSDRFARLALTEWRATGLQIVPLGLDEAFAELTREATDPHGGTDPDQPTSPARPEPAATAA; this is translated from the coding sequence ATGGAACGAACCAGCGACTCCCTGCCCCCCGCCGCCGACGCGGCGCCCGTGCTCGACCTGCGCGGGGTCCACAAGTCCTTCGGCCGCGGCACCCGACGGGTTGATGCGGTGCGCGGCGTCGACCTGACCGTGCACCGCGGCGACGTGGTGGCCCTGCTGGGCCACAACGGCGCCGGCAAGTCCGTCACCCTCGACATGGCGCTGGGCCTGCAGGCCCCCTCCTCGGGCGAGGTGCGGGTCTGCGGCGACCCCCCGTCCCGCGCGGTGTCTGCCGGGCGGGTGGGCGCGATGCTGCAGTCCGGCGCGCTGCTCGACGACCTGCGCGTGGCCGAGACCGTCCGCGCGGTCGCCAGCCTGCACCCCGGCGGCCGCCGCCGCGTGGGCTCGGTGATGGACCGCGCCGGCCTGACCCCGTTGGCCACCCGGCGCGTCAGCCGCTGCAGCGGGGGCGAGAAGCAGCGGCTGCGCTTCGCCCTGGCGCTGCTGCCCGACCCCGACCTGATGGTGCTCGACGAGCCCACCGCCGGCATGGACGTCTCCGCCCGGCAGGAGTTCTGGGAGGTGGTCAGCGCCGAGGCGCAGGCGGGACGCACCATCGTCTTCGCCACCCACTACCTCGCGGAGGCCGAGGAGTACGCGCCCCGGACCGTGTTGATGGCCGGCGGCCGCGTGATCGCCGACGACACCACCGAGGCCGTCCGCTCGCGGGTCCCCGGCCGGGTGCTCACCTGCACCACCCCCGATGCGGGACGCCTCGCCCAGCAGCTGGCGGGCGAGCCCGACGTGGTCGACGTCCGCACCCCCACCCCCGACCGGCTGGAGATGCGGGTGACGGACTCCGACCGCTTCGCCCGGCTGGCCCTCACCGAGTGGCGGGCCACGGGCCTGCAGATCGTGCCGCTGGGCCTGGACGAGGCCTTCGCCGAGCTCACCCGGGAGGCGACCGACCCGCACGGCGGCACCGACCCGGACCAGCCCACCTCGCCCGCCCGCCCCGAGCCCGCGGCCACCGCCGCCTGA